A window of the Streptomyces formicae genome harbors these coding sequences:
- a CDS encoding SDR family NAD(P)-dependent oxidoreductase — translation MTTTLITGANKGLGFETARQLIAAGHTVYVGSRDAERGRRAADRLGARAVLLDVTDDASVAAAAKAVEAEGGLDVLVNNAGIELRSEGNVASGAADVTADEMRTVFDTNVFGVVRVTHGFLPLLRRSAAPVVVNVSSALGSMARVTAAGTPGYAYPGVSYPASKAALNMVTVQFAKAFPDMRINAVEPGYTATDLNRRTGHRTVEEGAGIIVRMAQVGPDGPTGGFFEAAGPVPW, via the coding sequence ATGACGACAACACTGATCACCGGAGCGAACAAGGGTCTCGGCTTCGAGACCGCCCGCCAACTCATCGCGGCAGGTCACACCGTCTACGTCGGCAGCCGGGACGCCGAGCGCGGGCGCCGCGCCGCCGACCGACTCGGCGCGCGGGCCGTCCTCCTCGACGTCACCGACGACGCCTCCGTGGCCGCCGCGGCCAAGGCCGTGGAGGCCGAGGGCGGACTGGACGTGCTGGTCAACAACGCCGGCATCGAACTGCGCAGCGAAGGGAACGTCGCGAGCGGCGCCGCGGACGTGACCGCCGACGAGATGCGCACGGTCTTCGACACGAACGTCTTCGGCGTCGTGCGCGTCACCCACGGGTTCCTGCCGCTGCTGCGGCGGTCCGCGGCGCCGGTCGTGGTCAACGTCAGCAGTGCCCTGGGCTCGATGGCCCGGGTCACGGCGGCGGGCACGCCGGGCTACGCGTACCCGGGGGTCTCGTATCCGGCGTCGAAGGCCGCGCTCAACATGGTCACCGTGCAGTTCGCGAAGGCGTTCCCGGACATGCGGATCAACGCCGTCGAACCCGGCTACACCGCGACCGACCTGAACAGGCGCACGGGCCACCGGACCGTCGAGGAAGGCGCCGGGATCATCGTCCGCATGGCGCAGGTCGGCCCGGACGGCCCGACCGGGGGCTTTTTCGAGGCAGCGGGACCCGTCCCCTGGTGA
- a CDS encoding substrate-binding domain-containing protein, translated as MEWVSAENVVAVGTAMLGVLASAGVLWYERRVPSRKRIGYRIQLDTPIGSNGRRNGRPNIRLGLFSDTPDMSDGTLVLLRIENDGSQSIADNDYTGREVHGLTVDFTDRFVRGLAVTHGGGAEHLGEHFTPSAGLRYVGNTLYIPRVPLNRGEHYKLLVLLSGGPVGCEVRITGGIRDGEVMPNRAVLPDDKTPLFSNAARNITVLLTACVIALAAIIVVRDDSRPPIGCATGELTVNGSTAFAPVVRELAKKYEKDCAGSEITVDAHGSTAGIRSLAAAGEQAEEAGKGSPAVIALSDGPKPGGFPRLRENRIAVSAFTLVANDKVPVTNLALDDIRAIYRGDITDWSELGGPQLKILLVSRDANSGTREIFQRRVLNRNEPANSSRDCVNKDDPESKVTRCELDSTEQVLSTVAKLPGAIGYSELRAGTTLKGVHRLTIDGDPPSVETIGTSAYPYREIEYAYTYGQPPADSLASSFLTYMRLGSGQDVITTHGHLPCVTPKGLRVCGEE; from the coding sequence GTGGAATGGGTGAGCGCCGAGAACGTCGTGGCCGTGGGCACCGCCATGCTCGGCGTCCTCGCCTCCGCCGGTGTGCTCTGGTACGAACGCCGCGTGCCGAGCAGGAAACGCATCGGCTACCGCATCCAGCTGGACACGCCGATCGGCAGCAACGGACGCCGCAACGGGCGGCCGAACATCCGGCTCGGCCTCTTCAGCGACACCCCCGACATGTCCGACGGCACCCTCGTCCTCCTGCGCATCGAGAACGACGGCTCGCAGAGCATCGCGGACAACGACTACACCGGCCGCGAAGTGCACGGCCTCACCGTCGACTTCACCGACCGCTTCGTGCGCGGGCTCGCGGTCACCCACGGCGGCGGCGCGGAGCACCTCGGGGAGCACTTCACCCCGTCCGCCGGGCTGCGCTACGTCGGCAACACCCTCTACATCCCGCGCGTCCCGCTCAACCGCGGCGAGCACTACAAGCTGCTCGTGCTGCTCTCCGGCGGCCCGGTCGGCTGTGAGGTGCGGATCACCGGCGGCATCCGGGACGGCGAGGTGATGCCCAACCGCGCCGTCCTGCCCGACGACAAGACCCCGCTGTTCAGCAACGCGGCCCGCAACATCACCGTGCTGCTCACCGCCTGCGTGATCGCGCTCGCCGCGATCATCGTCGTACGGGACGACTCGCGCCCGCCCATCGGCTGCGCGACCGGCGAGCTGACGGTCAACGGCTCGACGGCCTTCGCGCCCGTCGTGCGCGAGCTGGCGAAGAAGTACGAGAAGGACTGCGCCGGGTCGGAGATCACCGTCGACGCCCACGGCAGCACCGCAGGGATACGGTCGCTCGCCGCCGCGGGCGAACAGGCCGAGGAGGCGGGGAAGGGCTCACCCGCCGTGATCGCCCTCTCCGACGGGCCCAAGCCGGGCGGCTTCCCGCGGCTGCGCGAGAACCGGATCGCCGTCTCGGCCTTCACGCTCGTCGCCAACGACAAGGTGCCGGTGACCAACCTCGCGCTGGACGACATCCGCGCGATCTACCGGGGCGACATCACCGACTGGAGCGAGCTCGGCGGTCCGCAGCTGAAGATCCTGCTCGTCAGCCGGGACGCCAACTCCGGCACCCGCGAGATCTTCCAGCGCCGTGTCCTCAACCGCAACGAGCCCGCCAACTCCTCGCGCGACTGCGTGAACAAGGACGACCCCGAGTCGAAGGTCACCCGCTGCGAACTCGACAGCACCGAGCAGGTCCTGAGCACCGTCGCCAAGCTCCCGGGCGCCATCGGCTACAGCGAACTTCGCGCCGGGACCACCCTGAAGGGCGTCCACCGGCTGACCATCGACGGCGACCCCCCGTCGGTGGAGACCATCGGCACCAGCGCGTACCCGTACCGCGAGATCGAGTACGCCTACACCTACGGCCAACCGCCCGCCGACTCGCTGGCCTCCAGCTTCCTCACCTACATGCGGCTGGGGAGCGGGCAGGACGTCATCACCACCCACGGCCATCTGCCGTGCGTGACCCCGAAGGGGCTGCGGGTCTGCGGCGAGGAGTGA
- a CDS encoding diacylglycerol kinase, whose product MSAHDQLLVVIDPVARRIDGESVRIAKDVLCAGAAAKICLPDGPEEFSRALTRRGGRRPVVVGDDHALLRAVAALYRGRELGDEPLSLVPVGSVASVELARSLGVPTGAVAAARTVLDGVARPLDLLADDSDGVVLGDLCIPAEAAAAASVLHPASVWDTCRSLVRTLVRPAPPAPAPRAHRLRVEADGVLLSDLDDPVEDVRVRAGDGAAEVTVTHPRHTGAEPLRTLAKVVTVSGPGFRYRADTLDVGPVRHRTWTLRPKGWALTLPPAGPPE is encoded by the coding sequence GTGTCGGCTCACGACCAGCTCCTGGTGGTCATCGACCCGGTCGCCCGCCGTATCGACGGCGAGTCCGTTCGGATCGCGAAGGATGTGTTGTGTGCCGGCGCTGCGGCGAAAATCTGCCTGCCCGACGGGCCCGAGGAATTTTCCCGGGCGCTGACCCGAAGGGGTGGCCGGCGGCCCGTCGTGGTCGGTGACGACCATGCGCTGCTGCGCGCCGTGGCCGCTCTGTACCGGGGGCGGGAGCTCGGGGACGAGCCGCTGTCGCTCGTCCCGGTCGGGTCCGTGGCCTCCGTGGAGCTGGCACGGTCGCTCGGGGTGCCGACGGGTGCGGTGGCGGCGGCGCGGACGGTGCTCGACGGCGTCGCGCGGCCACTGGACCTGCTGGCCGACGACAGCGACGGGGTCGTGCTGGGCGATCTGTGCATCCCGGCCGAGGCCGCCGCGGCCGCCTCCGTCCTGCATCCGGCCTCGGTCTGGGACACCTGCCGCTCCCTCGTCCGCACCCTGGTCCGCCCGGCCCCGCCCGCGCCCGCGCCCCGCGCCCACCGGCTGCGGGTCGAGGCCGACGGGGTGCTGCTGAGCGACCTGGACGACCCGGTCGAGGACGTACGCGTACGGGCGGGCGACGGCGCGGCGGAGGTGACCGTGACCCATCCCCGCCACACGGGCGCGGAGCCGTTGCGCACGCTGGCCAAGGTGGTGACGGTCTCCGGCCCGGGCTTTCGCTACCGCGCGGACACCCTCGACGTGGGACCGGTCCGGCACCGGACCTGGACGCTGCGGCCGAAGGGCTGGGCCCTGACGCTCCCGCCCGCGGGTCCGCCGGAGTAG
- a CDS encoding response regulator transcription factor, with the protein MRVLVVEDEPMLAEAIAEWLRDDAHAVDVALDGGAALERIAVNDYDVVVLDRDLPVVHGDDVCRELVGSESAARVLMLTAAAEISDRVTGLSLGADDYLPKPFAFPELAARVQALGRRARPAAPPVLRRAGITLDPARREVFRDGRYVPLSRKEFAVLDELLRADGAVVSAERLLEKAWDEHTDPFTGVVRLTILKLRRKLDDPPVVETVTGVGYRIP; encoded by the coding sequence GTGCGGGTGCTGGTGGTGGAGGACGAGCCGATGCTCGCCGAGGCGATAGCGGAGTGGCTGCGTGACGACGCGCACGCCGTCGACGTCGCGCTCGACGGCGGGGCGGCGCTGGAGCGGATCGCGGTCAACGACTACGACGTGGTCGTGCTCGACCGGGACCTGCCCGTGGTGCACGGCGACGACGTCTGCCGCGAGCTCGTCGGCTCCGAGTCGGCCGCGCGGGTGCTGATGCTCACCGCGGCGGCCGAGATCAGCGACCGCGTCACCGGCCTCTCGCTGGGCGCCGACGACTATCTGCCCAAGCCCTTCGCCTTTCCCGAGCTCGCCGCCCGCGTCCAGGCGCTGGGCCGCCGCGCCCGCCCGGCCGCCCCGCCCGTGCTGCGCCGGGCAGGCATCACCCTCGACCCGGCGCGCCGCGAGGTCTTCCGGGACGGGCGGTACGTCCCGCTGTCCCGCAAGGAGTTCGCCGTACTCGACGAACTGCTGCGCGCCGACGGGGCCGTGGTCTCCGCCGAGCGCCTGCTGGAGAAGGCGTGGGACGAGCACACCGACCCGTTCACCGGGGTGGTGCGGCTCACCATCCTCAAGCTGCGCCGCAAGCTGGACGATCCGCCGGTCGTCGAGACCGTGACGGGAGTGGGGTACCGGATCCCGTGA
- a CDS encoding adenylosuccinate synthase, giving the protein MPALVLLGAQWGDEGKGKATDLLGGSVDYVVRYQGGNNAGHTVVVGDQKYALHLLPSGILSPGCTPVIGNGVVVDPAVLLSELSGLNERGVDTSKLLISGNAHLITPYNVTLDKVTERFLGKRKIGTTGRGIGPTYADKINRVGIRVQDLYDESILAQKVEAALENKNQLLAKVFNRRAIEAEGIVEEMLQYAEQIKPYVADTTLILNNAIDEGKVVLFEGGQGTLLDVDHGTYPFVTSSNPTAGGACTGAGVGPTKISRVIGILKAYTTRVGAGPFPTELFDDDGEALRRIGGERGVTTGRDRRCGWFDAVIARYATRVNGLTDFFLTKLDVLTGWEQIPVCVAYEIDGKRVDELPYSQTDFHHAKPVYEYLPGWSEDITKAKTFSDLPKNAQGYVKALEEMSGAPISAIGVGPGRTETIEINSFL; this is encoded by the coding sequence GTGCCCGCACTTGTGCTGCTCGGTGCTCAGTGGGGTGACGAGGGCAAGGGAAAGGCCACCGACCTCCTCGGTGGATCCGTTGATTATGTGGTGCGTTACCAGGGCGGCAACAACGCCGGCCACACGGTCGTCGTCGGCGACCAGAAGTATGCGCTGCACCTCCTCCCTTCCGGAATCCTCTCGCCGGGGTGCACCCCGGTCATCGGCAACGGAGTCGTTGTCGACCCGGCGGTCCTGCTCTCCGAGCTGAGCGGGCTGAACGAGCGCGGCGTCGATACGTCCAAGCTCCTGATCAGCGGTAACGCGCATCTGATCACCCCGTACAACGTCACGCTCGACAAGGTGACGGAACGGTTCCTCGGTAAGCGCAAGATCGGCACCACCGGTCGCGGCATCGGCCCGACGTACGCCGACAAGATCAACCGCGTGGGCATCCGCGTCCAGGACCTCTACGACGAGTCGATCCTGGCCCAGAAGGTCGAGGCGGCGCTGGAGAACAAGAACCAGCTCCTCGCCAAGGTCTTCAACCGCCGCGCGATCGAGGCGGAGGGGATCGTCGAGGAGATGCTCCAGTACGCGGAGCAGATCAAGCCGTACGTCGCCGACACCACGCTGATCCTGAACAACGCCATCGACGAGGGCAAGGTCGTCCTCTTCGAGGGCGGCCAGGGCACCCTGCTCGACGTCGACCATGGCACGTACCCCTTCGTCACCTCCTCGAACCCGACCGCCGGCGGTGCCTGCACCGGCGCCGGCGTCGGCCCGACGAAGATCAGCCGCGTCATCGGCATCCTCAAGGCGTACACGACCCGCGTCGGCGCCGGCCCGTTCCCGACCGAGCTCTTCGACGACGACGGCGAGGCGCTGCGCCGCATCGGCGGCGAGCGCGGTGTGACCACCGGCCGCGACCGCCGCTGCGGCTGGTTCGACGCGGTCATCGCCCGCTACGCGACCCGGGTCAACGGCCTGACCGACTTCTTCCTCACCAAGCTGGACGTGCTGACCGGCTGGGAGCAGATCCCGGTCTGCGTCGCGTACGAGATCGACGGCAAGCGCGTCGACGAGCTGCCGTACTCGCAGACCGACTTCCACCACGCGAAGCCGGTGTACGAGTACCTGCCGGGCTGGTCCGAGGACATCACCAAGGCGAAGACCTTCTCCGACCTGCCGAAGAACGCGCAGGGCTATGTGAAGGCGCTGGAGGAGATGTCGGGCGCGCCGATCTCGGCGATCGGTGTCGGCCCCGGCCGCACCGAGACGATCGAGATCAACTCCTTCCTGTAG
- a CDS encoding MFS transporter, translating to MLTSSSCPPARPRPGVRRLERTLCAYTGLEDFVLLYPVYALLFAEHGLSTAQISFLFALWSLTGLVLEVPSGVWADVVSRRLLVTAGPLLSAAGFALWVLVPSYGAFAAGFVLWGIGGSLRSGAMEALVHDELERLGAASRYARVMGRAAAASMAATAAATAAAAPAYALGGHRLLGAASVAACLLCAAAGALLPEHRAPRPGPEAGLGPEPEPAASGRGAYAATLRAGLAEVRGSRPVRHTLLLSVVLTSVWGALDEYVPLLAAATGVAGPAVPLLVLVVWVGVTAGSLLAGPGERLSARALAVAVAGAAAAMAAGALSGHAAGFVLVGAGFLVFQLADVLTDARLQAAITGPSRATVTSLAGLGTSVGTVLVYGTYAALSVHAPHGTVFALLALPYLAVALAWGRTRRTPSPGAGPLAGV from the coding sequence ATGCTCACCTCTTCGTCATGCCCACCCGCCCGTCCTCGCCCCGGTGTGCGCCGGCTGGAGCGAACGCTCTGTGCCTACACGGGACTTGAGGACTTCGTCCTCCTCTACCCGGTCTATGCGCTGCTCTTCGCCGAGCACGGCCTGAGCACTGCCCAGATCTCCTTCCTGTTCGCCCTCTGGTCGCTCACCGGGCTGGTGCTGGAGGTCCCCTCCGGCGTCTGGGCCGATGTCGTGTCGCGCCGTCTGTTGGTGACCGCCGGACCGCTGCTGTCGGCGGCCGGTTTCGCGCTGTGGGTCCTCGTCCCGTCGTACGGGGCCTTCGCCGCCGGGTTCGTCCTGTGGGGCATCGGCGGATCGCTGCGTTCCGGCGCCATGGAGGCGCTGGTCCACGACGAGCTCGAACGGCTCGGCGCCGCGTCGCGCTACGCCCGCGTGATGGGGCGGGCCGCCGCGGCGAGCATGGCTGCGACCGCCGCGGCGACCGCGGCGGCGGCTCCCGCCTACGCGCTGGGCGGCCACCGGCTGCTGGGTGCGGCGAGCGTCGCCGCGTGTCTGCTGTGCGCGGCCGCGGGGGCGCTGCTGCCCGAGCACCGCGCACCCAGGCCGGGGCCCGAAGCCGGGCTCGGGCCCGAGCCCGAGCCCGCGGCCTCCGGTCGCGGGGCGTACGCGGCGACCCTGCGGGCCGGCCTCGCGGAGGTGCGGGGCAGCCGGCCCGTGCGGCACACGCTGCTGCTCTCCGTCGTGCTGACCTCGGTCTGGGGCGCCCTCGACGAGTACGTACCGCTGCTGGCCGCCGCCACCGGCGTCGCGGGGCCGGCCGTCCCGCTGCTGGTCCTCGTCGTGTGGGTCGGAGTGACCGCGGGCTCGCTGCTCGCCGGGCCGGGCGAGCGGCTCTCCGCCCGCGCCCTCGCCGTCGCCGTGGCGGGCGCGGCGGCGGCGATGGCGGCCGGCGCGCTGTCCGGCCACGCCGCCGGGTTCGTCCTCGTGGGCGCCGGATTCCTGGTGTTCCAGCTGGCGGACGTGCTGACCGACGCCCGCCTCCAGGCCGCCATCACCGGCCCGAGCCGGGCCACCGTGACCTCGCTCGCCGGGCTCGGCACGAGCGTCGGCACGGTCCTGGTCTACGGGACGTACGCGGCGCTGTCCGTCCACGCCCCGCACGGCACGGTCTTCGCGCTGCTCGCGCTGCCGTACCTGGCGGTCGCCCTCGCCTGGGGCCGTACCCGGCGGACGCCGTCGCCCGGGGCAGGGCCCCTTGCAGGTGTTTGA
- a CDS encoding M20/M25/M40 family metallo-hydrolase produces the protein MSQQTPEEGTSGTTTRRAVLAAAAGTAGTAVASAAATGQAFAAGSDSDSGSRSRSGSGGESRGHGGRPATAQSPSRELRTLLKEIDPDRIEATVRKLASFGTRHTLSVQDDPVRGIGAARDWILAELKTYAEASGGRMTVELQSYIQEPASRIPVATRITNVVATLRGSVTPERIYVVSGHYDSRVTDVMDATSDSPGADDDASGVAVAMELARVMATRRPAATIVFAAVAGEEQGLYGAAHMAERFKAAGADVQGMFTNDIVGSPKADDGTVDPRSVRLFAEGVPSSETPEQAATRRSVGGENDSPARQLARFVRDTADNDATGMSVRVIYRRDRYLRGGDHIPFLERGYAAARFTEPAEDYAHQHQDVRVEDGKQYGDLPEFCDFGYIARVARVNGAALWTLAQAPGTPQGARIVTSTLTNATELVWERGTEPDLAGYEVVWRETTAPEWTHVIEAGDVTRHEVDLSKDNVFFGVRAVSRSGAKSPVAFPVPQR, from the coding sequence ATGTCGCAGCAGACTCCAGAAGAAGGCACCAGCGGCACCACCACACGACGCGCCGTGCTCGCCGCGGCGGCCGGGACGGCCGGGACGGCCGTCGCGAGCGCCGCGGCCACCGGTCAGGCGTTCGCGGCCGGCTCCGACTCCGACTCCGGCTCCCGCTCCCGCTCCGGCTCCGGCGGTGAGAGCCGCGGACACGGCGGCCGGCCCGCCACGGCGCAGTCCCCCTCCCGCGAACTCCGCACCCTCCTCAAGGAGATCGACCCCGACCGCATCGAGGCGACCGTGCGCAAGCTCGCCTCTTTCGGCACCCGGCACACCCTCTCCGTCCAGGACGACCCGGTGCGCGGCATCGGCGCCGCCCGGGACTGGATTCTCGCGGAGCTGAAGACGTACGCGGAGGCGTCCGGCGGCCGGATGACCGTCGAGCTCCAGTCGTACATCCAGGAACCGGCGTCGCGGATCCCGGTCGCGACCCGGATCACCAACGTCGTCGCGACCCTGCGCGGTTCGGTCACCCCCGAGCGGATCTACGTCGTCTCCGGGCACTACGACTCCCGCGTCACCGACGTCATGGACGCGACCAGCGACTCCCCGGGCGCCGACGACGACGCCTCCGGGGTCGCGGTCGCGATGGAGCTGGCCCGCGTGATGGCCACCCGGCGCCCGGCCGCCACGATCGTCTTCGCGGCCGTCGCGGGCGAGGAACAGGGTCTGTACGGGGCCGCGCACATGGCCGAGCGGTTCAAGGCCGCGGGCGCGGACGTCCAGGGCATGTTCACCAACGACATCGTCGGCAGCCCCAAGGCGGACGACGGCACCGTCGATCCCCGCTCCGTCCGGCTCTTCGCCGAGGGCGTGCCCAGCTCCGAGACCCCCGAACAGGCCGCCACGCGGCGCTCGGTCGGCGGCGAGAACGACTCCCCGGCACGCCAGCTCGCCCGCTTCGTCCGCGACACCGCCGACAACGACGCCACCGGGATGAGCGTGCGCGTGATCTACCGCCGCGACCGCTATCTGCGCGGCGGCGACCACATCCCCTTCCTCGAACGCGGCTATGCCGCGGCCCGGTTCACGGAACCGGCCGAGGACTACGCCCACCAGCACCAGGACGTGCGTGTCGAGGACGGCAAGCAGTACGGCGACCTGCCGGAGTTCTGCGACTTCGGCTACATCGCGCGAGTGGCGCGGGTGAACGGCGCCGCCCTGTGGACCCTCGCCCAGGCTCCGGGCACCCCGCAGGGCGCCAGGATCGTGACCAGCACGCTCACCAACGCCACGGAGCTGGTGTGGGAGCGCGGCACGGAGCCGGATCTCGCCGGGTACGAGGTGGTGTGGCGCGAGACGACCGCCCCCGAGTGGACGCACGTCATCGAGGCCGGGGACGTGACGCGCCACGAGGTGGACCTGTCGAAGGACAACGTGTTCTTCGGCGTGCGCGCGGTGAGCCGGAGCGGGGCGAAGAGCCCGGTTGCGTTCCCGGTGCCGCAGCGGTAG
- a CDS encoding glycoside hydrolase family 19 protein, whose protein sequence is MVRRTVSGLAAFAAALGFAVALPASPAVAADCATAWSSSSVYTNGMVASHNGHNWQAKWWTQGETPGTTGEWGVWADQGTCTGGGGGNPDPDPSGFVVSEAQFNQMFPNRNSFYTYSGLTAAMSAYPAFANTGSDTVKKQEAAAFLANVSHETGGLVHIVEQNTANYPHYCDAGQPYGCPAGQAAYYGRGPIQLSWNFNYKAAGDALGIDLLGNPWRVEQDAAVAWKTGLWYWNTQSGPGTMTGHNAMVNQAGFGHSIRSINGSLECDGGNPAQVQSRVDNYTRFTQVLGVPTGGNLYC, encoded by the coding sequence ATAGTGCGACGTACGGTGAGCGGTCTCGCCGCCTTCGCAGCAGCACTCGGATTCGCCGTCGCCCTCCCCGCCTCACCCGCCGTCGCTGCCGACTGCGCGACGGCCTGGAGCTCCTCCTCCGTCTACACCAACGGCATGGTCGCCTCCCACAACGGCCACAACTGGCAGGCCAAGTGGTGGACCCAGGGCGAGACGCCCGGCACCACCGGCGAGTGGGGCGTCTGGGCCGACCAGGGCACGTGCACCGGCGGCGGAGGCGGCAACCCGGATCCGGACCCCTCGGGCTTCGTCGTCAGCGAGGCCCAGTTCAACCAGATGTTCCCGAACCGGAATTCGTTCTACACGTACAGCGGCCTGACCGCGGCGATGAGCGCGTACCCCGCATTCGCCAACACCGGCAGCGACACCGTCAAGAAGCAGGAGGCCGCGGCCTTCCTCGCCAACGTCTCGCACGAGACGGGCGGCCTCGTCCACATCGTGGAGCAGAACACCGCCAACTACCCGCACTACTGCGACGCCGGCCAGCCCTACGGCTGTCCGGCCGGCCAGGCCGCGTACTACGGCCGCGGTCCGATCCAGCTCAGCTGGAACTTCAACTACAAGGCCGCGGGCGACGCGCTCGGCATCGACCTGCTGGGCAACCCCTGGCGCGTCGAGCAGGACGCGGCCGTCGCCTGGAAGACGGGCCTCTGGTACTGGAACACGCAGTCCGGTCCGGGCACGATGACCGGCCACAACGCGATGGTCAACCAGGCCGGCTTCGGCCACAGCATCCGCTCCATCAACGGCTCCCTGGAGTGCGACGGCGGCAACCCGGCGCAGGTCCAGAGCCGCGTCGACAACTACACGCGGTTCACCCAGGTCCTGGGTGTGCCAACGGGCGGGAACCTGTACTGCTGA
- a CDS encoding sensor histidine kinase gives MSALRPRRPGLLRRPRRPRFLRRPRRFTLRARLTLIYGGLFFVAGVVLLGVTYALFSQQLAQSEPKFLARIDGKAKGGLLPPITQDPKQDPKKDPQKAPKGKRQTIVISKGGDVLTGDDAVRWMENERNQLYDAATTSLLAQGGIALVIVGGAAAGFGWLVAGRVLAPLHRVTDTARRIADSRVADRGLHERIALRGPVDEVKDLADTFDTMVERLDRSFDGQRRFVANASHELRTPLTLGRALVEVAMHRRTASPDVKQLGENLLEINSRHERLINGLLLLADSENELTDRRPVDLADVVEHVVAQTAPEAKKSGIAVHDTAGEAPTTGDALLLERLVHNLVENGIRHNTGDGGWVRITSRTRDDDLVEIEVSNTGPVVPPYDIPALFEPFRRLGADRLVTAKGAGLGLSIVRSVTRAHAGEVTARPREGGGLVVTVSLPLSTLDRLLVPD, from the coding sequence GTGAGCGCTCTTCGCCCCCGGCGCCCGGGCCTTCTGCGCCGCCCCCGCCGCCCGCGCTTTCTGCGCCGCCCCCGCCGCTTCACGCTGCGGGCCCGGCTCACCCTCATATACGGCGGCCTGTTCTTCGTCGCGGGCGTCGTCCTCCTCGGCGTCACCTATGCGCTCTTCAGCCAGCAGCTCGCCCAGTCCGAGCCGAAGTTCCTGGCCCGGATCGACGGCAAGGCCAAGGGCGGCCTGCTCCCCCCGATCACCCAGGACCCGAAGCAGGACCCGAAGAAGGACCCGCAGAAGGCACCGAAGGGGAAGCGGCAGACGATCGTCATCTCGAAGGGCGGCGACGTGCTCACCGGCGACGACGCCGTGCGCTGGATGGAGAACGAACGCAACCAGCTCTACGACGCCGCGACCACCTCGCTGCTGGCCCAGGGCGGCATCGCGCTCGTGATCGTCGGCGGCGCCGCGGCGGGCTTCGGCTGGCTCGTCGCGGGCCGCGTCCTCGCCCCGCTGCACCGGGTCACCGACACGGCCCGGCGGATAGCCGACTCGCGCGTCGCCGACCGCGGCCTGCACGAGCGCATCGCCCTGCGCGGCCCGGTCGACGAGGTCAAGGACCTGGCCGACACCTTCGACACCATGGTCGAGCGGCTCGACCGGTCCTTCGACGGCCAGCGCCGCTTCGTCGCCAACGCCTCGCACGAGCTGCGCACCCCGCTCACCCTCGGCCGCGCCCTGGTCGAGGTGGCCATGCACCGCAGGACGGCGTCCCCGGACGTCAAGCAGCTCGGCGAGAACCTGCTGGAGATCAACTCCCGCCACGAGCGGCTCATCAACGGCCTCCTGCTGCTCGCTGACTCCGAGAACGAGCTCACCGACCGCCGCCCGGTCGACCTCGCCGACGTGGTCGAGCATGTGGTCGCCCAGACCGCCCCGGAGGCGAAGAAGTCCGGGATCGCCGTTCACGACACCGCCGGCGAGGCGCCCACCACGGGTGACGCGCTGCTGCTGGAGCGGCTGGTGCACAACCTCGTCGAGAACGGCATCCGCCACAACACCGGCGACGGCGGCTGGGTACGGATCACCAGCCGCACCCGGGACGACGACCTCGTCGAGATCGAGGTGAGCAACACGGGCCCGGTGGTGCCGCCCTACGACATCCCGGCCCTCTTCGAGCCGTTCCGCCGCCTCGGCGCCGACCGCCTGGTCACCGCCAAGGGCGCCGGACTCGGCCTCTCCATCGTCCGCTCGGTCACCCGCGCCCACGCCGGCGAGGTCACGGCCCGCCCCCGTGAGGGCGGCGGCCTGGTGGTGACGGTCAGCCTGCCGCTCAGCACCCTGGACCGCCTCCTCGTCCCGGACTGA